The DNA window CCAGTTAACAGAGGAAAGGCAGGATCAGTGTTggattcttcccctttctttacTAGTTTTCAAAATGAAGCTTTGGTTCCCTGACATCCTTCAAAGGGACCGgttttctttgtataatttaGTATAATTTCCCTCTCATGGATCCGAACCTGTTCGAGGAGTTTCCATCTGCTGGAATTATGCTCACTGACATGCCGCTTGTCCAAGCCCTGCCCAGTGGGAACCTCTTCAGGATGGTTCCTGAATCCTCTTGACATGACCTTGACAACTTCCTTGCTTTCAGTTGTGACAAGAGGTTTCAAAtcattttgcacattttctgCTCCAGACCCGAAATTGGCCAGTTCCCAAGGAGCCTCGGTTCCTCTTCAGTTGCAAAGATTGGTTAATTTTTTACGTGAAATGAGTTTTCCTGTCCTTGTAGGAGCGGGGGGCAGGGGTCCAGGATAGCTTTCCCAGCCTCACGGCTACCGGGGCCCCTCTTCCGTGTTTTCTCTCACAGTGGCACAAATATGACCTCTGCTCCCGCCTCCGCCTAACTTGTCTTCCCTTTGCTCCATACCCCTGACTGGCTCTATTTGGATCCTTCTAGCGTTTCTCTCAGGGATGGGCTTTGCCTTGGGAGGGAGCTTCGGTGCGCTCATTTTAACAAGTTTTTTGAGGCATAGACTGTTCCAGCCCCTTCAGCCCTGGCAGACCCCTTTCCTCCCCTAagtctctgttttcttcactttaaaaagaggggaaggggcaggtgaTGCCGAGTCCCTTGCCGCTCTGGTGGTCTGTGACTCCGTCTTGTCCCTGGGCTCGAGGTCTGACATCCCTCCCGTAGGCAGATGGCTGAAGTCCACCGCCCTGTGGTTCACTGTGGCCTTGTCCCTGCAGGGATCTCAGTGTGGACGCCGGCTTGAGCCCGGCCCAGTTCCAGGTGCGGCCCATCCCTCAGCACTATCAGCATTACCTAGCGACTCCTCGAATGCACCACTTTCCCAGAAACTCCTCCTCTACGCAGATGGTGAGTGCAAGGGCTCTGCCAGGAAACCGACCCCCTTGCTGCCTGGGGGTGCCGGCGGTGGACTAAGGCCAGAGGCTCCCCCGTGTCCTGCTGTCATgctgtcctcccctccctgctcctgttccCACCCTGGCTTGATGGCACCTGCCAGACGAAAGCCAGTACTGTGGGCGGGACTGAGTGGGGCactggaggagggaaaggggcgCAAGGTGGGCTGTGGTCTGTGGGGAAGAGGCTCGGGGCTAAGAACAGCCAGGGTAGTCCCTCATTATCACCTCATTTAGCTAATTTCTTGGGGTCAGCGCCTCCCTGGGCTTTGATTTTACTTATCTATGAGATGGCATGGAGATGCCTGCCTCGTCCTTCtcacggcgggggtggggggtggctggcaAGGGCCTTCGTTAGGGACAAAGGAGCCTCCACAGGTGGCCCTCGGGCTGGGCCTGCTGATCCAGTTCTGCTTTGTGCAAGGGGCTGGCCTTTGTCACTGCAGGGTGCTGCGATTGCAGAAAGGGGCAGGCCCTGGCGCGGCCAGCTCCATGGGGCAGAGGTGAAGACAGGCCATTAAAGCAGCAACGGACTGATTGAGAAGTCTTATCTCCAGACAGCTCGTTTGTGTTGCTGCCCTACAACACATTTCTCCCCTTCCAGCCCTTGTCTCTGCCATTAACCACCCCGTTCCTCAGTCTCCTTGTTTGCACAATGAGAGGTTTGGATGAGTGATCGCTGAAGCCCTTGTCCACTCTGAGGTTCTCGGGTTGGTGTCATGAAGCACCATCTCCTAAGagaaaaagctaacatttattgagcgcttagTGCATGGCAGGCCCTGTTCTAACCACTTTATGCGAATTACCCAGAACCTTACATGAGAGGGTATTTATCCCTGTTTttcagatgggcaaactgaggcatagagaggttaagtaacagaGCTCAGGAGAGGAGCTATGATGGAAATCTGGCCCCTCCATCTCATAGCCGGGGCCAGGATGAGGTGAGCAGGGCAGGGCCTTGCCAGGGCAGGGTCAgatcctgtttttatttaaaattttggtattttgttcattatggactttttgcattaattttgatttttttaaaagaaatattgcattaaaatattatttaccttGATTATTGAGTCTATTGTgctaaaatattatttaccttGATTACTGAGTCTTTTGTGCTGAAATCTGTGCTCTCCTTTGTCCCGCCTGGGTAGGACGTGGCCCACCCTCTTCACCGTCTGAGGCATGGCCTGAGGCGGTgctgagcagaggggaaggaagtggCCCACGGCCACCCAACTGCCTCGTTTGAAGCCAGGGTCTGCCATTTGGTTGCATAACTTAGGCACTCACTTTATCTGTTTGTGTCTCATTTCCCCTACCAGTAAAATGGGGGTAGTAATTGCACGCACATCCTAGATCTCATGAGATCAATTAGTCACGTGAAGTACTTAGACAGAGCCTGCCTTGAAATAAATGCCGATTCAGCTTAGTCATCTTACTAATTATATTAGTATACAGTGTATATATTTACTAATCTATATTTACtttattgattttgttattttttctggGGCCAGTCTGGGACGGGCTTGGTTCTTGACAAGGAGAGGAGGGTATTGGAGCAGGAAAGAGAGCACTTTTGCCTGAAGAATCTCGGGATGTGCAGATTGGCCGGTTATGGGGGGAGAAGTCAGATGCTGGACTCGTGCAGCCTGGAATCCTATCCGAGGCGTTTTCTCCCCAACAGGTCGTCCATGAAATCCGAAACTACCCTTACCCTCAGCTTCACTTCCTTGCTCTCCAGGGACTGAACCCCAGCAGACACACCTCCGCAGTGCGGGAGAGCTACGAGGTACGCCCGCTCCTCTGTCTGGCTCCAGCTGGCTCGGTGGAGACACCATTATTGTTCATtgttccctcctcctttctcctgctgGTGGGTGGGGCATGGGAGGTTGCGGGGGAACTTCGGGGTTGAGAgtatgagagagaagagagagcgaGTAAAGATGTTGAGGTCTTTCAGTACCAGACAAGTTCTTCCCAATGGCTATGTGAATGCCTCTTGCTAACATCTTTCAATGCCCTTCCTCCTTattgcgtgcgtgtgtgcgtgcgtgcgtgcgtgcgcgcgcgtgtgtgtgtttgtgtgagttaGTGCATGCAGAGTGCATATgtccacatttttctctttgtaggaGCTGCTGCAGCTTGAGGACAGGTTGGGAAATGTGACTCGGGGAGCTGTACAGAACACCATTGAGAGGTTCACCTTCCCCCACAAATACAAGAAGGTGAGGGTGCTTGCAGGTCAGCCTGCGTAGTTGAGGGGTTGTGGTTAGGTGCTCTGAAGCTGTGATGATTTCCCAGGGTCTTCTCCCCTGTCTCCATCAGGTGTGACCAGGAGAGATGGGGGTGCCTCTCATCATAAAGGaggaaggctgtgtgtgtgtgtgcacgtggacTTGTGAATGGGTGTGTTAGGTAGGCATACAGGTGTATGAATGCTCGTATCTGAATGAGGTGGGCAAAGGGAGCACCTGCAGTGAAGATGAGTGAAGCTAAGTTACGCCTTAGAAAAGAAGTCCAAGTCCAATCCCACATGGGGACAAATGGGCAACTAAGGTCAGAGCAAGAGCTTCCAATCCTCATTGagcatcaggatcacctggggaGCCTTTAAAGCCACACGTTCAAGGCTCTACCCCAAGCCTGTAGAAGTAGATTCTCAACGGTTATGGCTCAGGAATGTGGAGTAGGATTAGGACCCAGGAATCtgatcgttttttttttttaagatttatttatttatttgaaagagacagaatgggagagagagagaaagagagagcatatgagaggggggagggtcagagggcgagcagactccctgctgagcagggagcccgatgcgggactcgatcccgggactccaagatcatgacctgagccgaaggcagtcgcttaaccaactgagccacccaggcgccctggaatctgatctttaaaacatttttaaattcaaataaataaaaaatttggaagcaaccacgATGTCATTCAATAAGTGAGTGGATAAACAACAGTGGTGCGCCCATACGATGGAATATGattccatgatttaaaaaaaaatgagccatgGAAAGAGATTAgggaaacttaaatacatattactaagtgaaagaagccaaccctaaaaggctgcatactgtatgattccaactatataagCCTTCCGGAGAAGGCATAACTAGATCGTTTAAAGGTCCCTTGTTGCCAGGGGCTTTGGGGGGAGGGATAGACTGTGAATGGGGGGATCACAGGCTATTTTTAGTGAAATTATTGCATGCCACTGTAATGGTTGACACATGACattgtgcatttgtcaaaacccacagaacacTACAACAGGAAGaatgaaccctaatataaactcTTCAGTTAATAACAGTGTATCACTCTATCAGtccatcagttgtaacaaatgtaccacactaatgcaagatgttaataacaggtcaaactgtgtgtgtgtgtgtgcgtgtgtgtgtgcgcgtgtgtgtgtgtgttgagtggGGGAGGGATATGTGAATGGGCTGTATTCTCTGCTCAATTTTAATGTAAGCTAAAATTGCTCTACAAAATAAATTCTGCCatgaaaacaaatacttttttaaaaatttaagaattaaaagcTTGACAAGTGCTGAGAGACTTGGCATGGGAAAGTGCTCATTGAAGTCAAGCCAGAGCCCATCTTCACTGCCTCATGAGGCACTAGGGGCACAATGGTTGTGAGCACTAAGTGTCGGAGTCAGATAGGgccagtttttaatttcagtgttaCTACTGTtttgtttgggctgctataacaaagtaccatcagctgggtggcttaaactgcagacatttatttctcacagttctgaaggctgggaagtccaagatcaaggcactgggtTCTCTTCCTGACTTGTAGATGGCTCCATTCTTGCTGTATCTTCGGATGGCCGAGAGAGGAAGCTCtggtgtcttttcctcttcttataggggcactaatcccatcacagGGGCTCTGTCTTCATGACATCACCTAAACCTAATTAGCTTCTAGAGaccccatctcctaataccatcacattggggggtagggcatcaacatatgaatttgggtgtGGGAGgcacagacattcagtccataaccaCCACCGGTAGCTGTGTAACCCTGGACAACTTACTTGGCTTTTCTGGCCCCTTCCCTGtcctttttaatgtaaaataggAATGATGTGTTAGTAGCAACCATAAGGGGTTCTCCAGGGATTCAGTGGGACAATGCATATAAcagcttagcacagtgcctagtatCTGGTGAGTGATCAGGGAGGGTGAACTGCTTTCACCTTGATATAGGGCTCACTTGTTCTAGGCTTGCAGAGATGCCCATGATATCAATTCAAAGACCATGAATCGTGGTCTGTGCAGATCCTCATAGAGGCATTGGATTCATCCACAAGttatttcaaccaacatttttTATCTACAATGTGTCCTATACGGGTAGGGTATTCATAGAAGAAATGACAGTATTTCAGTCACTAAGGGTATCATCAGCAAAGGGAAGATGATCATTCTCCGCAGGGTGAGCTTTAGGCTGTTGGAGGAGAACAGGAAAGGGGATGAGGGGCGTGTTCAGGAGTCCAGAGCAGCTTCCACTCCTCTGACCAGGGCATACTCACTCTTGCCAGGGCCACATACTGCACCTGCCCTCAGTGCCACAGGCCttgaggagacagggagagaacaCATACTGAGGATGGAAAGGGAACACGAACCAAGCCAATGACATAAAGAGTTGAGGTAAAGCTGATGAGAATAAAGGGAGAATTAGGggaataaaatattataagaaagaaataagaattaaaaatatgaaatgataacgtttaggacccaaataaaatgtgaaaaagactttaaaaatttaaactgagagtcaaataataaaaaacaaaaaaatattttacaatagtgatgataaaaataaaaagtataaaagaaatatagTCATGcagacaaatataaaaaataggaattaggtaaagatatgaaaacaacataCAGAATTAAAACCAATAACATTGACCTGAGAGGGAATGTGAATGAGGACAAAAAGGTACAGGCAGAagggataaaataaatatgaaatacgggcgcctgggtggctcagttggttaagcgactgccttcggctcgggtcatgaccctggagtcccggggatcgagtcccgcatcgggctccctgctcggcagggagtctgcttctccctctgaccctcccccttctcatgtgctctctctctctctcattctctctctctctctttctccaataaataaataaaatcttaaaaaaaataattatgaaatacatGCTGAGAAGAGTTACTGTTAAACTAAAAGTTACAGAGATAACGAGAAGACAAAACCCAGAAGACCTAAAAGAttgaaaatacaaaagagaagaCAGGGTAAGATTTGAAGAgacaataattaaagaaatatagattagggacgcctgggtcgcacagtcggttaagcatccaactcgtggttttggctcaggttgtgatcacagggtcgtgagatcgagcccggagttgggttccatgctcacaGTAGAGTCtccttaagactctctctccctctctctctgcccctccccctgctctctctctttctctcaaataaataaatcttaaaaaatatatatagattagATGTAGTGGAATAAGGTAAGACTATTTGTTTGAAATCATTAACTATAAAAAGGAAATCATGAATAATGGTGGGAAAATAACAGTAGAAAATAGGCAAGTAGTGAGTCTTATTAGTATCTTTTATAGAACATCCCTTTTCTCAAAGGACCAACTGAAAGAAGGCCACTCCTCCCAGAAACACAGCTGGGCTGTTAGGCAGGCAGACCATCATGACTCCATTCAGACTCAATAGCCATGATGATTATATGGGACTATGGATGTAATTCTGATTTTCTGGGTTCTAGACGAGGGAACACTTACTGCAGTGGCTATCACATGGTTTGCAGTTGGAGTATATAGGGCCCAGGGAGGCTGAGAGCAGAAAGcatagattttcttctatgttccAGTGAAGAGGCTCTAATACTCCAGGGACCACATCAGACTAAGGAACTCCAGAGCTTAGGACCAGGGACTGGAGTGGGGAAACCTAGCATCTGGGCCTGGCTCCAAGGTCACAGTTATTCTGtgggtggtgttttgttttgttttgttttgttttctttaaatcttgtgactcttcagatttttctcttgGCAAAATGACCTttaagtctgcttctctctggagAGGGGACAGAAGGGCTAGTTTTCTTCCCATGGATATTATCAGACTGTTTCACTGCACAGCTTGGAGATGGGGACAAGAAAGCTGGGCTGATTTCATTCACTGATTAGATTCCTTCCTCCCCagaatgttttttaaagcacTGATAATGTGCCTTCTGCTTGGCCAAGTGTGGAACTCTACCCGAGGAAGGGTGAACCATGGTCCACACAATCTAAGAACTTGGAACTTTCTACATAGCAGTTaatgattttcaaataattagCATAGAATTTAAAACAGTTCAACTAAAGtcaacaaatataaacaaagtgACTACATGATGTCTAAACTCATTTTGGAGCTAGTGCCTATATCTTAAAGGAATTTTCTGGATAGGAAGAAATCcaacaatataaaataacagtATGGTAAAAATTATAGGAGTTGAGGAATTTTGCCTTCATCTagtaatgaatgaataaatgagtagaCCTTGGTAGagtgaaagaaataaaggaagaagggaaggagaggaggaaaggaggaaggaaggaaagaaggaaggaaggaagacaggaagacaggatggatggatggatggatggatggatggatggatggatggatggaagggtagatgggtagatggatggaagTTTGGGTGGTTGGAGGCTGAGTGGGtaaatggatgggtgggtgagtggatgcTTGGGTGGTTGGGTAGATGAATGTATGTATGGATATATGGATGCTTGGGTGGCTGGGTAGATGAATGCACGTATGGATATATGCATGGATGGGTGGaggggtagatgggtggatgggtgagaCGTTGGGTGGATGGAGGGCGAGTgagtgagtggatgggtggatgagtggacGGGTGGAGGAGtaaatggatgagtggatggaggGATGAAGCATGCTGGACGTGAATGCGGAGGCAGAAGCCTGGAGGCAGGGATCTAGGTAGGAAAGGACATAAGGAGGAGTGGACAGTATGAGGGGAATAGGAAGGAGAAGTAGTTTATGCACAAGCCATAGTTTTGCCATGGACTGATTCATTAGACACCCAATTCCTTTCCAAACTCTATACCCCTCAGCCAGGATAACCACCACTGTATCCTGAGGCAAGGGGGAAGAGTTGGGGAGGGGGCCGGGAAAAGGGCCTGGGGTGAGCATACAAGTCTGGGGATTCCTTAAGAATTTAGGAAGACACTGACTCACAGATAAGGGAGGGGGAGGCTGTGGTCGAAAGACAGTGGTCACCAGGTGAGCTGAGCCAGGTACCTAAtgcttctcctctgcttctcaTAGCGAAGACCCCAGGATGGCAAGggcaagaaggaagagggggaggagtcAGACACAGACGAGAAATGCACAATCTGTCTGTCTATGCTGGAAGATGGAGAAGATGTGAGGTAGGAGACCCGCCTCTTctgtttcccctcccttccccccgaCAGGTGTTAGTAATCAGTCATGTGCCGTATGTCAGGGGTACGGTGCTTGTTCtcttgtgcgtgtgtgtgctaAGTGTGCTGCTATAGTGGGCTATGTGGTTGTTCTGGGAAGGTGGGGTGTGGAATGTTCTAGATGTGTGACGTTTATGGTGTGGACTGGTGGACACAAAGTGTAAGAGAACAGAGTGATGTTTGGCCTGGATGGGTCTCAGACAAAGTCATGGCTTTGTCTCAGGCTGGTCTgaaagggcttcctggaggaggagggccaTGGGGTGATCCTCCCTGTCATGACTTCTCATCCCAGCCACAGCCTCACTCTGGGGCAGGGCTCCCAAGACCCTCTTTGGCCCGTCCCCCAGTGGTGCCAGTGTGGGTCCCCCCCCAGCCTGTGATAGCCGCCCCTGGCCTGCCGGGGACCCCTCCCTTTCCGCCAGTCGTCtgaccctcccttctcttccaggCGCCTACCCTGTATGCATCTCTTCCACCAACTGTGTGTGGACCAGTGGCTCGCCATGAGCAAGAAATGTCCCATCTGCCGAGTGGACATTGAGACACAACTGGGAGCCGACAGCTGAGGGAGGAATTAGCCCGTGGATGCCCCATTTTCCTTCACCAGGTCCCCCCACGGCCATAGCCCTTGCAGCCAAACTTTGCCTTCTGAGCCATTTGATGTAGAGGAAAAGCCTGCAAGCACATTTTGTGGAAAGAGGAGTAGGCGGTATCGGTGTCtgagggaaaggaggggtggggggaggacccCCCCATCCAGAATGGTGACTGCCCCCATCCACCTCGCTGCGCGGGAGGGAGCTGGCCGTGCCCggagcaggggtgggaagggggggcCCACGCTGCTGAGAATCTGGATGTGAACTGGAAGGTCCTAGCTGATAGACAGGCCCCTCAATCCTGTCCTTTGAAGGATTGTATATATACCTCTCGACCACGTAGAAACCATGTAGGGGTCTCTAGCTATTTCTGTGGATGGCAGCCGGAGCATGTTAGcttaagaaaaatattgtgtGTGGTGCTCTAGTCATCTTGTGGTGGACATGTCGCTATTACGAATTCGCACCAAATATTTCTCATTGAGTTCCTTGTTTTGGTGCCTGACTGAACCAACCAACGACAGCCCAAATCTTCCCGTctttatgagaaaaaaaggaaaaaggaatcaaaggtgggggaaaaaaaaaaatccaaatcctgTTTCTGGTgaaaaaggatgattttttttttttccccacccaggttgggaggcgggaggggggggttcttgttttgttttcggttttgttttttcctttgcttttgtttttctcatgtttaCAGTGCATGGAGTGTGGAAGGGGAGCATCTGGGGAAGGGGAGGACTGGAAAAGGAGCAGATGGGGGGCTTAGGCGGGCCCCCGAGGGGCTCAGCCAGGGTGAGGAAGGCAGAGTTTGAGTAGGAGAAGGGGAGATTCTGTCTGGAAGGAGGGCTCCCCAGTTCCAGGGCCCAACTACTCAGTTCCAGCCATGTCCCCGGTTCCACGTGGAACTAGGGAGGGGCCCGCCTTCAGCTAGAGTTGCCCCCGTGTTCCTTGGAGCCAGGGTGTCCCTGCTCACACCACCTTCTTCCTTTTGGCTGTGCTTAAGCCCTGTCACAAAGAGGCAATTTTGGCCACTGCCTCCCTATGCAAAAAATTAACTGGATGATGAAGATTTGTTAGCACGGGTGGTAGACACTTGGCCTTGGCCAAAGTGCTCTTGGCTAGCACTCAGGGGCTGAGGTCAAACACTGTGGACCTGGAGGAGGGCCTTCAGCTTCCTTTGGGGGGTCTCAGATCCCGATGGAGTCTCTCAGAGATGGCCCCGGTCCTGAGACTGTGTTGGCTGGGTTTGGGAGGCCCTGGGTCCCTAgtctctggctctttctctgactctttgACAACCGTGGGCAAATCCCgctctttctctgtgcctcattttccttctccttagaGGGGAGACAAACGACAGTGCATCCCCATTGCCCCCTCTTCTACCTCACCCAGACATTGTGAGGACTGACACTCTCCACACAACAAATTCATGCTCCGTCCTGAGAACCTCCTTGGGGTTtagggacggggtgggggggtgggtggagagactGACATGGAAGTTCCAAGTGACACCACACCATGTGTCTTTCTGCACCACCCTGCGATTTTTCTTGAACCTCAAAGGGAGCAGAGAGTTGGGAGGACAGAAGAGAGGAGATGGGAAGATCCACCAAATTCCAACCCCAGCCCAGTTTTCTTCACCCACAGGTGGAAAACCCCAGCCCAGCTGGAATTCTGCTCccttcctttgcctctccccctccctaaTTTGCACTGCCCTCaaagcctcccccctcccccagtctcaaTGCCCTCATACCAGTAAGAGAAGACTAAGGAGGACAGAATACTTATCCCATACATGAAGAAATTCTGTAAGGTTAAGAAAACCTGAGTCTGCACTGCTGCTACCAAGGGTACATCCAGCACCAATGGGTAAAAATGACTGAGAGGCAGATTTGGGCTTGAGGTAGAACCTTCTAGCACAACCAGAGCTGTCAGGCGGAGGCATGGCTCTTCCGGACACCTGCAGGCACAGAATGGGGGATGTGGCTGGCTTCTGGTGGGAGGGTTACTCAAGGATCTTCCTCAGACTGAGGCTTCTTCCAGCACCCATACTCTGGTGTTCTATAAAATCTTTACCGAGTGCCTGCTCAGTGCGGGGAAAGAGGACAATATCCCTGCCTTGAGGAACTTAAAGCTGAGGAGCCAAGACGCATATAATAGCACAAAAATGGTGACTAGCTGATGCAGGGTTAACAGCAATGAGCATTACATTGTCCAGTTCCATGGTTCCAGTGTGCGAACCGTGTCTCCAGGGCTAAAGGCTGGAGAACCCACTGGTGTAGAAAGTGCTCCCGAGTCAGGATTTCAGGGAGAGCCAGTTACCAGTAGCCACAGGGAGTGGGGAATTCTCCCCAGCCTGCGGTGACCTGGGGGTAGCCAGGGTGGTCCAGGGAAGGTCACTCCCCTCTCAGTCTGGGGCTCTTGTGCTCTCTGAGGCTGGTTCAAAAGGCTAGCAAGTAGAGGGAGTCGGCACGGCGGCAGACGGCGCGAGAGCTGGGGTGTGGGTTCTAGTCTTGGTTCTTCAATGACAAAGCATGCCACgctgctgggcctcagtttccccagctgtaagGCAAGGAGGTTGGGTTGGATGCTTGCTAAATTTCCTTCCAACACTCACATTCTCTGATCCTCCCTGACATCAACACATCTTTCAAGTGGTAGGACTGAGTGCCTACCGAGCTGTTGTAAACAACTTCCTGCGGGCACCAACATCTGTCTCAGAGGCTGCGAGTGGGACGCATGCggtcccctcctcctccctgtacTGGGCAGGCTCTGAGTGCCCCAGGCTACCATTAGGCACTGACTGGGGTGGGGATCGCCCCAGAGGGGAGAGGTCAGCCACCGACTTCGGGGGGGGGGTGGATCCTgaagccctcctcccctccccatctctctgggGCCCTTGTACCCTGTAGGTGGGCATAGGAGGGGATGTGGACTCAGGCCCCTGCCAGCTCCAGGCTCCTTAGCCGGACAGCTCTCTGGGTGAGAACCCGGGAGAGGAGTCTGTGCTTCTGCGCCCTCGAAGCCCCCTCTCCCTTGTTGGGGAGCCCTGGGAAGATGACGAAGAGGCAGGCGCCAGGCCTCAGCATCTTGTACCCACCACCTCCAGGAGGGGACACCACCGGTATTCCTCCTCCTGCTCAACTCAAGGGACTCAGACCCTTTCCTGACTGAGACGCATGAGTGCCTTCTGGGGCAGAGCCACCCCAGGATTCAAGGTGGGCCTCCCAGCCGCAGTGCAGCCCGGGCCAAAGAGGGTCGCCAAGGACGCCAATCCACGAAACCAACCAACGCCACAGGCGGCTGGCTCGGGGCAGAGGCCCAGGCGCGGGGCTCCTCCACCTGCCGGGACccctgggccccccccccccgcccccgcaccccccctcccccggcccagcAGCTGTGGCAGGACTCAAGCTCCTCTTCTGCAAATGCTCCCAGCCCCCCTGCAAGTATTCTCAACTCTTTAAGCCTAATGAACAAGCACAGTTTTTTCAAAGGTGAAGACAAAGcaccagatctttttttttttttcctgaagaaatcCCCCAagccccccgcccgccgcctGCTGGCGGGGCGAACACTCCCCGCGTGGGGCTGTAGCAACGTCTGTCAGGTCCCCTGTCGTGTTTCATCTCCTGCGCGTAGAGCAAATGCTAGAGCGATTTCAGctg is part of the Zalophus californianus isolate mZalCal1 chromosome 14, mZalCal1.pri.v2, whole genome shotgun sequence genome and encodes:
- the RNF165 gene encoding E3 ubiquitin-protein ligase RNF165 isoform X3 codes for the protein MVLVHVGYLVLPVFGSVRNRGAPFQRSQHPHATSCRHFHLGPPQPQQLAPDFPLAHPVQSQPGLSAHMAPAHQHSGTLHQSLTPLPTLQFQDVTGPSFLPQALHQQYLLQQQLLEAQHRRLVSHPRRSQERVSVHPHRLHPSFDFGHQLQTPQPRYLAEGTDWDLSVDAGLSPAQFQVRPIPQHYQHYLATPRMHHFPRNSSSTQMGLNPSRHTSAVRESYEELLQLEDRLGNVTRGAVQNTIERFTFPHKYKKRRPQDGKGKKEEGEESDTDEKCTICLSMLEDGEDVRRLPCMHLFHQLCVDQWLAMSKKCPICRVDIETQLGADS
- the RNF165 gene encoding E3 ubiquitin-protein ligase RNF165 isoform X2; translation: MGRRDSAPFQRSQHPHATSCRHFHLGPPQPQQLAPDFPLAHPVQSQPGLSAHMAPAHQHSGTLHQSLTPLPTLQFQDVTGPSFLPQALHQQYLLQQQLLEAQHRRLVSHPRRSQERVSVHPHRLHPSFDFGHQLQTPQPRYLAEGTDWDLSVDAGLSPAQFQVRPIPQHYQHYLATPRMHHFPRNSSSTQMVVHEIRNYPYPQLHFLALQGLNPSRHTSAVRESYEELLQLEDRLGNVTRGAVQNTIERFTFPHKYKKRRPQDGKGKKEEGEESDTDEKCTICLSMLEDGEDVRRLPCMHLFHQLCVDQWLAMSKKCPICRVDIETQLGADS
- the RNF165 gene encoding E3 ubiquitin-protein ligase RNF165 isoform X4, producing the protein MAPAHQHSGTLHQSLTPLPTLQFQDVTGPSFLPQALHQQYLLQQQLLEAQHRRLVSHPRRSQERVSVHPHRLHPSFDFGHQLQTPQPRYLAEGTDWDLSVDAGLSPAQFQVRPIPQHYQHYLATPRMHHFPRNSSSTQMVVHEIRNYPYPQLHFLALQGLNPSRHTSAVRESYEELLQLEDRLGNVTRGAVQNTIERFTFPHKYKKRRPQDGKGKKEEGEESDTDEKCTICLSMLEDGEDVRRLPCMHLFHQLCVDQWLAMSKKCPICRVDIETQLGADS
- the RNF165 gene encoding E3 ubiquitin-protein ligase RNF165 isoform X1 — translated: MVLVHVGYLVLPVFGSVRNRGAPFQRSQHPHATSCRHFHLGPPQPQQLAPDFPLAHPVQSQPGLSAHMAPAHQHSGTLHQSLTPLPTLQFQDVTGPSFLPQALHQQYLLQQQLLEAQHRRLVSHPRRSQERVSVHPHRLHPSFDFGHQLQTPQPRYLAEGTDWDLSVDAGLSPAQFQVRPIPQHYQHYLATPRMHHFPRNSSSTQMVVHEIRNYPYPQLHFLALQGLNPSRHTSAVRESYEELLQLEDRLGNVTRGAVQNTIERFTFPHKYKKRRPQDGKGKKEEGEESDTDEKCTICLSMLEDGEDVRRLPCMHLFHQLCVDQWLAMSKKCPICRVDIETQLGADS
- the RNF165 gene encoding E3 ubiquitin-protein ligase RNF165 isoform X5 gives rise to the protein MHHFPRNSSSTQMVVHEIRNYPYPQLHFLALQGLNPSRHTSAVRESYEELLQLEDRLGNVTRGAVQNTIERFTFPHKYKKRRPQDGKGKKEEGEESDTDEKCTICLSMLEDGEDVRRLPCMHLFHQLCVDQWLAMSKKCPICRVDIETQLGADS